The Pseudomonas wenzhouensis genome has a segment encoding these proteins:
- a CDS encoding transporter substrate-binding domain-containing protein, producing MRTFHRTLLGTLFAALAFGASTAHADALEDISKAGVLKVAVPQDFPPFGSVGPDMKPRGLDIDTAQLLADKLAVKLELTPVNSTNRIPFLTTGKVDLVISSLGKNPEREAVIDFSAPYAPFYLGVFGPEDAAIASLDDLNGKTISVTRGSIEDIELSNVAPKGATIKRFEDNNSTIAAYLSGQVELIASGNVVMVAISERNPKRIPSMKLKLKDSPVYVGVNKNQSALLDKVNAIIADAKTDGSLDALSQKWLKQPMPADL from the coding sequence ATGCGCACATTTCACCGCACCCTGCTGGGTACCCTGTTCGCCGCCCTGGCCTTCGGCGCCAGCACCGCTCACGCCGATGCACTCGAAGACATCAGCAAGGCTGGCGTACTGAAGGTCGCCGTGCCGCAGGATTTCCCACCGTTCGGTTCGGTCGGCCCGGACATGAAACCGCGTGGCCTGGACATCGATACCGCGCAACTGCTGGCCGACAAGCTGGCGGTGAAGCTGGAGCTGACCCCGGTCAACAGCACCAACCGCATTCCTTTCCTCACCACCGGCAAGGTCGATCTGGTGATTTCCAGCCTCGGCAAGAACCCCGAGCGTGAGGCGGTGATCGACTTTTCGGCGCCCTATGCGCCCTTCTATCTCGGCGTGTTCGGCCCCGAAGACGCCGCCATCGCCAGCCTCGATGACCTGAATGGCAAGACTATCAGCGTCACTCGCGGCTCGATCGAAGACATCGAACTGAGCAACGTCGCCCCGAAAGGCGCCACCATCAAGCGCTTCGAGGACAACAACTCGACCATCGCCGCCTACCTGTCCGGCCAGGTGGAACTGATCGCCAGCGGTAACGTGGTGATGGTGGCCATCTCCGAGCGCAATCCCAAGCGCATCCCGAGCATGAAGCTCAAACTCAAGGACTCACCGGTGTACGTCGGCGTGAACAAGAACCAGAGCGCGCTACTGGACAAGGTCAACGCCATCATCGCCGACGCCAAGACCGATGGCAGCCTCGATGCGCTCAGCCAGAAGTGGCTGAAGCAGCCCATGCCGGCTGACCTCTGA
- the rho gene encoding transcription termination factor Rho — MNLTELKQKPIAELLDMAEQMGLENMARSRKQDIIFALLKKHAKGGEEISGDGVLEILQDGFGFLRSADSSYLAGPDDIYVSPSQIRRFNLRTGDTIVGKIRPPKEGERYFALLKVDSINFDRPENAKNKILFENLTPLFPNKRLTMEAGNGSTEDITGRVIDLCAPIGKGQRGLIVAPPKAGKTIMLQNIASNITRNNPECHLIVLLIDERPEEVTEMQRTVRGEVVASTFDEPPTRHVQVAEMVIEKAKRLVEHKKDVVILLDSITRLARAYNTVIPSSGKVLTGGVDAHALEKPKRFFGAARNIEEGGSLTIIATALVETGSKMDEVIYEEFKGTGNMELILDRRVSEKRTFPAININKSGTRREELLTGEEELSRMWILRKLLHPMDEIAAIEFLIDKLKATKTNDEFFLSMKRK; from the coding sequence ATGAATCTGACCGAACTCAAGCAAAAGCCGATTGCCGAACTGCTGGACATGGCCGAACAAATGGGCCTGGAAAACATGGCCCGTTCGCGCAAGCAGGACATCATCTTCGCCCTGCTGAAAAAGCATGCCAAAGGCGGCGAGGAAATTTCCGGTGACGGCGTGCTGGAGATCCTCCAGGACGGTTTCGGCTTCCTCCGCTCTGCCGACTCTTCCTACCTGGCCGGCCCGGACGATATCTACGTCTCGCCCAGCCAGATCCGCCGTTTCAACCTGCGTACCGGTGACACCATCGTCGGCAAGATCCGCCCGCCGAAGGAAGGTGAGCGTTACTTCGCCCTGCTCAAGGTCGACAGCATCAACTTCGACCGCCCGGAAAACGCCAAGAACAAGATCCTGTTCGAGAACCTGACGCCGCTGTTCCCCAACAAGCGCCTGACCATGGAAGCCGGTAACGGCTCCACCGAGGACATCACCGGCCGCGTGATCGACCTCTGCGCGCCGATTGGCAAGGGCCAGCGCGGCCTGATCGTCGCTCCGCCGAAAGCGGGCAAGACCATCATGCTGCAGAACATCGCCAGCAACATCACCCGCAACAACCCCGAGTGCCACCTGATCGTTCTGCTGATCGACGAGCGCCCGGAAGAAGTGACCGAAATGCAGCGCACCGTGCGCGGCGAAGTGGTTGCCTCGACCTTCGACGAGCCGCCGACCCGCCACGTGCAGGTCGCTGAAATGGTGATCGAGAAGGCCAAGCGCCTGGTCGAGCACAAGAAGGATGTGGTCATCCTGCTCGACTCCATCACCCGTCTGGCACGTGCCTACAACACCGTGATCCCCAGCTCCGGCAAGGTGCTGACCGGTGGTGTCGATGCCCACGCCCTGGAGAAGCCCAAGCGCTTCTTCGGCGCCGCACGTAACATCGAAGAAGGCGGCTCGCTGACCATCATCGCCACCGCGCTGGTGGAAACCGGCTCGAAGATGGACGAAGTGATCTACGAGGAATTCAAAGGCACCGGCAACATGGAGCTGATCCTCGACCGTCGCGTTTCCGAGAAACGCACCTTTCCGGCGATCAACATCAACAAGTCCGGCACCCGCCGCGAAGAGTTGCTGACTGGCGAAGAAGAGCTGTCGCGCATGTGGATTCTGCGCAAGCTGCTGCACCCGATGGATGAGATTGCGGCCATCGAGTTCCTCATCGACAAGCTCAAGGCCACCAAGACCAACGACGAGTTCTTCCTGTCGATGAAGCGCAAATAA
- a CDS encoding FadR/GntR family transcriptional regulator, producing MNASAPRAVPEYALQAIRRLIEDEGYRPGDVLPSQRDLAERLGISRASLREALSSLSALGLVSVQAGKGVFVQDAAKAEAAHAFAWPFAAQVSAADTFQLRFALEGFACGLAAGVMTAEELDILEDNVEQMRRELRAGDFEQANRLDFEFHQRILVASGNQAMCALVTSSADIFLESQKLPFIRPERAQETWQEHRKILKALARHAAGPAQKAMQQHIRAAALRTGIAFITLGD from the coding sequence ATGAATGCTTCCGCTCCCCGCGCGGTACCCGAATATGCCTTGCAGGCGATCCGCCGTCTGATCGAAGACGAGGGCTATCGCCCCGGCGACGTCCTGCCGTCGCAGCGCGATCTGGCTGAGCGTCTCGGGATCAGTCGTGCCTCTCTGCGCGAGGCGTTGTCATCGCTCAGCGCGCTGGGCCTGGTCAGCGTGCAGGCCGGCAAGGGCGTGTTCGTTCAGGATGCGGCGAAGGCAGAGGCAGCCCATGCGTTCGCCTGGCCCTTCGCTGCGCAGGTGTCGGCGGCCGATACCTTTCAGCTGCGCTTCGCCCTGGAGGGTTTCGCCTGTGGTCTGGCGGCCGGGGTGATGACGGCCGAGGAATTGGACATTCTTGAAGACAACGTCGAGCAGATGCGCCGCGAGCTGCGTGCGGGCGATTTCGAGCAAGCCAACCGGCTGGATTTCGAATTTCACCAGCGTATTCTTGTCGCCAGCGGCAATCAGGCGATGTGTGCTCTGGTGACGTCCAGCGCGGATATTTTCCTGGAAAGTCAGAAGCTGCCGTTCATCCGCCCGGAGCGTGCGCAGGAAACCTGGCAGGAGCATCGCAAGATTCTCAAGGCGCTGGCCCGGCATGCTGCCGGCCCGGCGCAAAAGGCCATGCAGCAGCACATTCGCGCGGCAGCGCTGCGTACCGGAATCGCCTTCATCACCTTGGGTGATTGA
- the trxA gene encoding thioredoxin TrxA, which produces MSEFITNVSDASFDQDVIQAEGPVLVDYWAEWCGPCKMIAPVLDEIAKEYQGKLKICKLNIDENQETPPKYGVRGIPTLMLFKNGNVEATKVGALSKSQLAAFLDSNI; this is translated from the coding sequence ATGAGCGAATTCATCACCAACGTCAGCGACGCCAGCTTCGACCAGGACGTCATCCAGGCTGAAGGTCCGGTTCTGGTCGACTACTGGGCTGAGTGGTGCGGCCCGTGCAAAATGATTGCTCCGGTGCTCGACGAGATCGCCAAGGAATACCAAGGCAAGCTGAAGATCTGCAAACTGAACATCGACGAAAACCAGGAAACCCCGCCGAAGTACGGCGTGCGTGGTATCCCGACCCTGATGCTGTTCAAGAACGGCAACGTCGAAGCGACCAAGGTTGGCGCGCTGTCCAAGTCGCAGCTGGCAGCCTTCCTCGACAGCAACATCTAA